In Magnetococcales bacterium, the sequence TATCCGTGGCCGTCACGCCCAGCGCCCGCATGCGCAAGGGATCCAGATCCACATGCACCTCGCGCTCCACACCACCCAGACGACTGAATTTGCCGACGCCCGGCACCGCAAAAACGGCCTTGGCCACATCGTTGTCCACAAACCAGGAGAGGTCCATCTCGTCCATGTTGGACGATTCCACTGCAAAGGCGAGGATGGTTCCTCCGGCAGTGGTTTTTTTCGAGACCACCGGGGCGGTCAAATCCTGGGGCAGATCGGGCCGGACACTGTCCACGGCATTCCGCACTTCATTGAGGGCGATTTCGGGATTCTTGTCGATGACAAACTCCACCCCGACGCTGACCACCCCATCGGTCAACGTTGTATAGACATGTTCCACGCCCCCCAGAGTGGCGACGGCATCTTCAATCTTGCGTGCAACATCTGTTTCCAATTGGGCGGGAGCCGCCCCATCGAGAGTCGCCGCCACCATGATGACCGGTACTTCGATATCGGGAAAATTCTGGATCCCCAACCCGCGAAAGGCCCCGATCCCCAAAAACGTGAGCAACATGAACAACAGGATGGCCGGTACCGGATCGCGGATTGACCAGGAGGATACATTCATGGGGTCACATCCCCGGTCACCACACGCACCCGATCTCCGTCATGCAAAAAAGCACCACCTGCGACCACCACCCGGGTATCCGGTTGCACGCCTGCCGTGATTTCGACCCGTTGACCCTGGCGGCGTCCGGTGCTGATCTTGCGTTGGACCACACGTTCACCAGTAGTCATTTCAAAAACATAGGCATTGCCGTCATGCATGACGATGGCCGATTGCGGCAGGGTCATGGCACCTGTCGTTCCCAACTGGATTTCACCCTGGACAAACATGCCGGCCCGGAATGCAGATCCGGGGGGAAGATCGAAATAGACCAGACCCCGGCGGTTGTTGGGATCGAGAACCGGTGCCACCTGTCGTGCCACAACGTTGAGGGTCTGGCCATCGTCCAGGGACAGACGCGCCTGAACCCCGGCCTGGACACGGGCCATCTGCCCGGCGGTGAGTTCGGCCCGCCACTCCAGCCGTCCCTGCCGCAACAGGCGAAACATGTCGCCACCCACCTGGACCACGGATCCCAGTGTCGCATTGCGGGCCGTGATCACCCCATCATCGGCAGCCAGGATATGGGTCTGCCGCAAACGTACCTCATCCACCCCCATGGCCGCCTTGACTGCCTCCAGTTCCGCCCGGACGGCCTTTTCCGTCAGCAAATATTGGGTTGATTGTTGTTCGGACATGGCACTGGAGCCTTTGAGGTCACGCGCCCGATTGGCATTGCTTGCGGCCAAAGCGAGGTTGGCTTCCGTGCGCGCCACGTTGGCACGGTGCTGGACCAGAACGGCCTGCAATGTCGCATCGGA encodes:
- a CDS encoding efflux RND transporter periplasmic adaptor subunit — encoded protein: MEMGQRLFGMMLILACAGSVMTWGKTSTAAAPPHAAEANPVLTVTVAMPQQENWPLTLLVSGGIHAWQESVVASEIGGLAVTSLLVDVGSQVKRGQELARLSDATLQAVLVQHRANVARTEANLALAASNANRARDLKGSSAMSEQQSTQYLLTEKAVRAELEAVKAAMGVDEVRLRQTHILAADDGVITARNATLGSVVQVGGDMFRLLRQGRLEWRAELTAGQMARVQAGVQARLSLDDGQTLNVVARQVAPVLDPNNRRGLVYFDLPPGSAFRAGMFVQGEIQLGTTGAMTLPQSAIVMHDGNAYVFEMTTGERVVQRKISTGRRQGQRVEITAGVQPDTRVVVAGGAFLHDGDRVRVVTGDVTP